From Pelotomaculum schinkii, the proteins below share one genomic window:
- the gvpA gene encoding gas vesicle structural protein GvpA, with translation MRHSIQASSLAEVVDRILTKGIVIDAFVRVALVGIELLAIEARVVIASVETWLMYAEAVGLTAGPHPHPHAA, from the coding sequence ATGAGACACAGTATTCAAGCATCAAGTTTGGCCGAAGTGGTTGACAGAATCCTGACAAAAGGTATAGTAATTGACGCTTTTGTAAGGGTAGCCCTCGTCGGCATCGAGCTTTTGGCTATTGAAGCCCGGGTCGTTATCGCTTCCGTTGAGACCTGGTTGATGTACGCTGAAGCTGTTGGACTAACGGCCGGCCCACACCCGCATCCGCACGCTGCATAA
- the gvpN gene encoding gas vesicle protein GvpN, translating into MFYKNQSFVETTFLHEISERALRYLNAGLSIHFSGPSGTGKTTLALKVARSLGRPFSIIYGNNDFSSADLIGGNYGYRRKKTVDNFIHNVYTIEEDFQLRWLDKQLTKACRDGHVLVYDEFSRTRPTINNILLSVLEEGVLFLPGFDAEKQSITVHPEFRIIFTSNPLEYAGVHKTQAALEDRMVTIELNEMDRETEVAITMANSCLSDEDAGKIVDIVRDYRVIVSSSKTCTVRTCIKIARVLDNEDFRKYRSSITKNMVAEILFSESRHKVINQKEVYPHVLSLIDKYL; encoded by the coding sequence ATTTTCTACAAAAACCAAAGTTTTGTTGAAACAACATTTTTACATGAAATCTCCGAGAGGGCTCTAAGGTACCTCAACGCAGGGCTCTCAATACATTTTAGCGGGCCGTCAGGAACAGGAAAAACCACACTTGCTCTCAAGGTCGCCAGGTCCCTCGGAAGACCTTTCAGTATTATATACGGAAATAACGACTTTAGCTCTGCAGATTTGATTGGGGGTAACTACGGTTACCGCCGTAAGAAAACCGTTGATAATTTTATCCATAATGTTTATACGATTGAAGAAGATTTTCAGCTAAGATGGCTTGATAAACAACTAACCAAGGCCTGCCGGGACGGGCATGTTTTGGTTTATGACGAATTTTCCAGAACCCGCCCTACCATAAATAACATTTTGCTATCGGTATTGGAAGAGGGCGTTTTATTTCTGCCGGGTTTCGATGCGGAAAAACAATCGATAACAGTGCATCCTGAATTTCGCATCATATTTACCAGTAATCCCTTAGAATACGCGGGAGTGCACAAAACACAGGCTGCCTTGGAAGATCGCATGGTCACGATCGAGCTGAACGAAATGGACCGGGAGACTGAAGTTGCCATAACCATGGCCAATTCCTGCCTGAGTGATGAAGATGCCGGCAAAATTGTTGACATAGTCCGGGACTACCGGGTCATTGTCTCATCATCAAAAACCTGTACCGTCAGGACCTGCATCAAAATCGCCAGGGTTTTGGATAATGAAGATTTTAGAAAATATAGAAGCAGTATAACAAAAAATATGGTGGCGGAAATACTGTTTTCTGAAAGCAGGCACAAGGTAATAAATCAAAAGGAAGTATATCCCCACGTCCTTTCACTTATTGATAAATATTTATAA
- a CDS encoding HAD family hydrolase, producing the protein MITITIPGRGAITFQHIVLDYNGTLGCDGNLIPGVKERLNLLAENVKVHIITADTFGLCKSSCREIKAVIHILTSATGGPEKEQYVETLGPEGVMAVGNGNNDALMLARAAVGVAVLGPEGTSTLALKASDVVVNDINAGLDLLLNPKRLIATLRT; encoded by the coding sequence ATGATTACAATCACTATTCCAGGTAGAGGCGCTATAACTTTTCAGCATATCGTCCTGGACTACAACGGGACCTTGGGGTGCGACGGCAACCTGATCCCTGGCGTCAAGGAAAGGCTCAACCTACTGGCGGAAAATGTAAAGGTGCATATCATCACGGCAGACACTTTTGGGTTGTGTAAATCTTCATGCCGGGAGATAAAAGCAGTCATTCACATCCTTACTTCAGCAACAGGCGGCCCTGAAAAAGAGCAATATGTTGAAACCCTCGGCCCGGAAGGGGTTATGGCTGTAGGTAACGGCAACAACGACGCGCTCATGCTTGCCCGCGCGGCCGTAGGCGTGGCCGTGCTCGGTCCGGAGGGGACTTCCACCCTGGCCCTCAAAGCCTCAGACGTTGTGGTAAATGATATCAACGCCGGGCTGGACCTGCTGTTAAATCCTAAAAGGTTAATCGCAACCTTAAGGACATAG
- a CDS encoding gas vesicle protein GvpG produces MFIVDDILLSPFKGLMFVFKEIHKEVMKEFCDEEKVYEELRRLQYLLDIGEISEKMYERMENALIERLQEIEEYKEQMEEESDEYSE; encoded by the coding sequence ATGTTTATAGTTGACGATATACTTTTGTCTCCATTTAAAGGGCTCATGTTTGTATTTAAAGAAATTCATAAAGAGGTTATGAAGGAATTCTGTGACGAAGAAAAAGTATATGAAGAGCTCCGCAGGCTTCAATATTTGTTGGATATTGGAGAAATAAGCGAAAAAATGTACGAACGTATGGAGAATGCCCTGATTGAACGCCTTCAAGAAATTGAAGAATATAAGGAACAAATGGAAGAGGAATCGGATGAATACTCAGAATAA
- a CDS encoding GvpL/GvpF family gas vesicle protein, translated as MNQRADDGAKEAADRNSPAVKALARLLVKAELERMELEKEIRTAVREIVRLTVQDAVHIVLNEMAQQNNIVESLNQAPAAALEPADDVILTDILQTPDQKQLYRQPQPAAHEPAGLYLYGVAAAETGIELGITGIDGRRVYSLAAAGLCAVVHDCAAEPYRPDNDEQAKEWLFDHQDVLDRAKEKLDTILPFGFNTIIYAADRPPQEVLQEWLSQESKQLQSLLERLKDNEEYAVKILAPEEALKQAALREDPHLQKLQRELEGKPEGARYLYREKLEQAVKEALEDIVEVYFRKVYRALRPLCSDIQVEKIKKTSPGARMVANLSCLVQKNRLQELGVALAKIQQHDGLTVDFTGPWPPYSFVGQLAMPT; from the coding sequence ATGAATCAACGGGCAGACGACGGTGCAAAAGAGGCTGCGGACCGGAACTCGCCTGCGGTGAAAGCGCTGGCGCGCCTGCTGGTAAAGGCTGAACTGGAAAGAATGGAACTGGAAAAAGAAATACGAACTGCAGTGCGGGAAATTGTGCGATTAACCGTTCAGGACGCTGTCCACATCGTCCTGAACGAAATGGCGCAGCAAAATAACATAGTGGAATCCTTAAACCAGGCGCCTGCGGCAGCACTGGAACCCGCGGATGATGTAATACTTACTGATATTCTACAAACGCCGGATCAGAAGCAGCTGTACCGGCAGCCTCAACCGGCCGCACATGAGCCCGCAGGCCTGTATCTTTACGGAGTAGCCGCGGCAGAAACAGGAATTGAACTGGGTATTACCGGTATTGACGGTCGCCGGGTTTATTCCCTGGCCGCTGCAGGCTTATGCGCTGTAGTACATGACTGTGCTGCCGAACCCTACCGGCCGGATAACGATGAACAGGCCAAAGAATGGCTATTCGACCATCAGGATGTGTTGGACCGTGCTAAAGAAAAGCTGGATACTATCTTGCCCTTTGGTTTCAACACCATTATTTACGCTGCAGACCGCCCTCCGCAAGAGGTGTTGCAAGAATGGCTGTCACAGGAAAGCAAGCAATTGCAATCGCTGCTTGAGCGCCTGAAAGATAATGAAGAATACGCGGTCAAAATCCTGGCGCCTGAAGAAGCTTTAAAACAGGCCGCCTTACGGGAAGACCCCCACCTGCAAAAACTGCAGCGTGAACTGGAGGGTAAGCCGGAAGGAGCACGCTACCTCTATCGGGAAAAACTGGAACAAGCGGTTAAGGAAGCCCTGGAAGATATTGTGGAGGTTTACTTCAGAAAAGTTTACAGGGCGCTGCGTCCTTTATGCTCAGATATACAGGTAGAAAAAATAAAAAAGACATCGCCCGGAGCACGCATGGTCGCCAATCTTTCCTGTCTGGTACAGAAAAACCGGTTGCAGGAATTAGGCGTCGCACTGGCGAAAATTCAACAACATGATGGTTTAACAGTGGATTTTACCGGGCCCTGGCCGCCTTACAGTTTTGTCGGCCAGCTTGCTATGCCGACTTAA
- the gvpK gene encoding gas vesicle protein GvpK gives MPLEIDADNLKHGLLGLVIALLEIIKDALKLQALARMDDDSLEEDEIERLGRALRDLDRAIEEMKLEQGVTESVKNVRDGLDRIVDDVVDRILNPRRWEEEVD, from the coding sequence ATGCCTCTGGAAATCGATGCCGATAATTTAAAACACGGTTTACTCGGTCTTGTCATAGCCCTGCTTGAGATCATCAAGGATGCTCTAAAATTACAGGCACTGGCTCGCATGGACGACGACAGCCTGGAAGAGGATGAAATAGAGCGATTAGGCCGGGCACTGCGTGATTTGGACCGGGCAATTGAAGAGATGAAGTTGGAGCAAGGTGTAACCGAGTCCGTTAAAAATGTCCGGGACGGTCTGGATCGTATCGTCGACGATGTGGTTGACCGGATCCTTAATCCCCGTCGTTGGGAAGAAGAAGTAGATTGA
- a CDS encoding CDC48 family AAA ATPase: MNEQLTFIVAKALGKDVGRGIARMDPADIQALGLEIGELVAISAGRRTAARVLPAHSEYRGKKLLQIDGIIRENAGVSLGDTVPVSSVASRNAKKIIMTPIGSGTTQMDAAFISRSLQGMPLIKGDKVRISLLGLRNQEFVIEDTIPEGFVLLKKDTVVEVLQLKGSGIKKANQITYEDIGGMGKELGRIREMIELPLKYPALFQHLGVEPPKGVLLCGPPGTGKTLIARAVANEAGAYFLSVNGPEVINKFYGESEAKLREIFEKAAQKSRSIIFLDEIDAIAPKRVEVTGEVEKRVVAQLLTLMDGLSSRGQVIVIGATNIPDALDPALRRPGRFDREINIGVPDYKGRMEILQIHTRGMPLEEDVDLERVAELTGGFVGADLLALCRESAMHRIRKYLPHLEPLTEGLPADLVARLRVSMQDFLQALEEVEPSATREFLVEVPNVGWEDVGGLDEIKQHLCETVEWPLKYEELFDQAGAQASRGILLYGPPGTGKTLLARAMANVANANFISIKGPSLLSKWVGESEKAVREVFRKARQAAPCIIFFDEIDALVSSRGMGGGAVAERVLSQLLTEMDGIEELRRVVVLGATNRLDLIDPALLRPGRFDLQLQLGLPDCAARRQILAVHTRKRPVAEDVDLDGLAVETAGFSGAEIHHLCNRAALAAVREYLTQNLKSQPEPPAITLCNKHFRLALAELKSWATPDDPRKARPEATE; this comes from the coding sequence TTGAATGAGCAGCTGACTTTTATTGTAGCCAAGGCCTTGGGCAAGGATGTCGGCAGGGGTATCGCCCGGATGGACCCTGCCGATATCCAGGCGCTGGGACTGGAAATCGGGGAACTGGTGGCTATCAGCGCCGGACGCCGGACGGCTGCCCGGGTCCTGCCTGCCCACTCCGAATACAGGGGTAAAAAATTACTGCAGATTGATGGGATTATCCGGGAAAACGCCGGTGTTAGCCTGGGTGACACAGTTCCAGTCAGCAGTGTGGCCAGCCGGAACGCCAAAAAAATAATTATGACCCCCATCGGCTCTGGAACTACCCAGATGGACGCGGCCTTTATCAGCCGTTCGCTGCAAGGCATGCCCCTGATTAAAGGAGACAAGGTAAGAATTTCATTATTGGGCTTAAGAAACCAGGAATTTGTGATAGAAGACACAATACCCGAAGGATTTGTGCTGCTTAAAAAGGACACCGTGGTAGAAGTGTTGCAGCTCAAAGGCTCGGGTATAAAAAAGGCCAATCAAATCACCTATGAGGATATCGGCGGCATGGGTAAGGAACTGGGCCGGATTCGGGAAATGATTGAACTGCCCCTCAAGTATCCGGCTTTATTTCAGCACCTTGGTGTTGAACCACCGAAAGGTGTGTTATTGTGTGGCCCTCCGGGCACAGGCAAGACATTGATTGCACGTGCTGTGGCCAATGAAGCAGGCGCCTATTTTTTATCCGTTAACGGACCGGAAGTTATCAATAAATTTTACGGCGAAAGCGAAGCCAAGTTAAGGGAAATTTTTGAAAAGGCCGCTCAAAAGAGCAGGAGCATTATCTTTCTGGATGAGATCGACGCCATTGCGCCCAAGCGGGTCGAAGTTACCGGAGAGGTCGAGAAACGTGTAGTGGCCCAACTGCTTACCTTAATGGACGGACTGAGCTCGCGCGGCCAGGTGATCGTCATCGGCGCCACCAACATCCCCGATGCGCTGGATCCCGCCCTACGTCGTCCCGGCCGGTTTGACCGCGAAATAAACATTGGTGTGCCTGATTACAAAGGAAGGATGGAAATCCTGCAGATCCACACCCGCGGCATGCCCCTGGAAGAGGATGTCGACCTTGAGCGGGTGGCAGAATTAACAGGTGGCTTCGTAGGAGCAGACTTACTAGCTCTCTGCCGTGAATCAGCCATGCATCGCATCAGAAAATATTTACCCCATCTGGAACCGCTCACGGAAGGGCTTCCCGCTGACCTGGTCGCCAGGCTGCGAGTATCTATGCAAGATTTTCTGCAGGCCTTGGAAGAAGTTGAACCGTCAGCCACCAGGGAATTTCTGGTGGAGGTGCCTAACGTGGGTTGGGAAGACGTAGGGGGACTGGACGAGATCAAGCAGCACCTGTGTGAAACTGTCGAATGGCCCTTGAAATATGAAGAGCTCTTCGATCAGGCGGGAGCACAGGCGTCGCGAGGGATACTCTTATACGGGCCACCCGGCACAGGCAAAACCTTGCTGGCGCGGGCGATGGCCAACGTGGCCAACGCCAACTTTATCTCGATCAAAGGTCCCTCCCTTTTATCCAAATGGGTGGGAGAATCTGAAAAGGCTGTACGGGAGGTTTTTCGCAAAGCGCGTCAGGCAGCGCCTTGTATCATTTTTTTTGATGAAATAGATGCCCTGGTTTCTTCCCGTGGCATGGGGGGCGGCGCTGTCGCAGAGCGGGTGTTGAGCCAACTGTTGACCGAGATGGACGGAATTGAAGAATTGCGGCGGGTGGTAGTGCTGGGCGCCACCAACCGGCTGGATCTGATCGATCCGGCCCTGCTGCGGCCAGGCCGTTTTGACCTGCAGTTGCAATTGGGGCTTCCCGACTGTGCCGCCCGCCGGCAAATCCTGGCTGTGCACACCCGGAAAAGGCCTGTGGCAGAAGATGTTGATTTGGACGGGTTGGCCGTCGAAACCGCAGGTTTCTCCGGCGCGGAAATCCACCATCTATGCAACCGGGCAGCGCTTGCTGCAGTGCGTGAGTATTTGACCCAAAATCTCAAGTCTCAACCGGAACCTCCGGCTATAACGCTCTGCAATAAGCATTTCCGCCTGGCCTTGGCGGAACTTAAGTCGTGGGCGACACCGGACGATCCGCGCAAAGCTCGACCCGAAGCAACAGAATAG
- a CDS encoding GvpL/GvpF family gas vesicle protein — protein sequence MKISQGLYAYCIIQLEQERDLRAKLPADLFFISHRGIAVIVKKAAQASWQPTRKNILNHQKVVTQLQEIIDLLPLRFGTVFKNNNEAEKILDKNFDEINHLLSKIKGRIELGLKIFWKQDAFVKEIGDKKIETLKKEYGIRKKDRYAIAIEAGKIIEEKVLDKRDEYVRLIFKPLKKLADDSVLNPVTGEKMVFNAAFLVKSDHIEIFDQAVKDLYDKYQERFIFKYSGPWTPYNFVKVSW from the coding sequence ATGAAAATCTCCCAAGGGCTTTATGCATACTGCATTATTCAGTTGGAGCAGGAAAGAGATTTACGCGCCAAGCTTCCCGCTGATCTTTTTTTTATTTCACACCGGGGAATTGCCGTTATTGTTAAGAAAGCAGCGCAAGCCAGTTGGCAACCCACTCGAAAAAATATACTCAATCATCAAAAAGTTGTTACGCAATTGCAAGAAATAATAGATCTCCTGCCCCTGAGATTTGGAACTGTATTCAAGAACAATAACGAGGCAGAGAAAATATTGGATAAAAATTTTGATGAAATAAACCACTTGTTGAGCAAAATCAAAGGCCGGATAGAGCTTGGGTTAAAAATATTTTGGAAACAGGATGCTTTTGTAAAAGAAATTGGAGACAAAAAGATCGAGACATTGAAAAAAGAATATGGAATCAGGAAAAAGGACCGGTACGCTATCGCTATAGAGGCAGGCAAGATTATTGAGGAAAAGGTTCTGGATAAAAGAGATGAATATGTCAGGTTGATTTTTAAGCCACTTAAAAAACTGGCGGACGACTCCGTTCTTAACCCCGTTACCGGTGAAAAAATGGTCTTTAACGCAGCATTTCTTGTAAAAAGTGATCATATTGAAATTTTCGATCAAGCCGTAAAAGATTTGTATGATAAGTACCAGGAAAGATTTATCTTTAAGTATTCAGGCCCCTGGACCCCCTATAATTTCGTTAAGGTTAGCTGGTGA
- a CDS encoding Hsp20/alpha crystallin family protein, producing MKNDSDGDILGSILRGIGEMVDLVQKMDSERKTEINRTGTFGNLTDRKGLGCCYGFTLKTGLPGKKPPGDCDTMPGGAQQDIIFKNSDPVIDVFDEGDFVRVVVEIPAVSDEDIVLHIKENILYLTVWAKDEPFNKSIALPHRVKPGTMRKSIRNGILEVLLDVQD from the coding sequence GTGAAAAACGATAGCGATGGCGATATTCTGGGTAGTATTCTGAGAGGCATCGGTGAGATGGTTGATCTGGTACAAAAAATGGATTCCGAGAGAAAGACTGAGATAAACAGGACGGGGACCTTCGGCAATTTAACGGATCGTAAGGGACTCGGCTGCTGTTATGGTTTTACCTTGAAGACCGGTTTGCCGGGGAAAAAACCTCCCGGCGACTGCGACACTATGCCTGGCGGCGCACAGCAGGATATTATCTTTAAAAATAGCGATCCGGTAATAGACGTATTTGACGAGGGTGACTTTGTCCGGGTAGTAGTAGAGATACCTGCAGTTTCAGATGAAGATATAGTCCTTCACATCAAAGAAAATATCCTTTATTTAACCGTCTGGGCCAAGGATGAGCCTTTCAACAAATCCATAGCTCTGCCTCACCGGGTAAAACCCGGCACTATGCGAAAATCCATCCGTAACGGCATCCTGGAAGTACTCTTAGACGTGCAGGACTAA
- a CDS encoding calcium-transporting P-type ATPase, PMR1-type, which translates to MAGRWYALTGEEVLTKLQTDSKKGLNEKEVKERLGRFGPNELARAAKTSLWSLFANQFRDFMVLVLLAATFISGLLGEYADAVTIMIIVVVNAILGFVQECRAERSIEALKQLTAPEARVVRSGQERKIPASELVPGDLVLLEEGDRIPADLRLLLTANLEIEESSLTGESVPVRKREEALPGQEVALADARNMAYLGTAVTRGRGRGVVIHTGMSTEMGQICGMIQEAGQEETPLQRRLGQLGKGLVAFCLLICAAVVVVGIARGEEAYQMFLAGVSLAVAAIPEGLPAIVTVALAIGVQRMIRRHAIIRKLPAVETLGCATVICSDKTGTLTQNQMTVRKVVINGDVFDITGEGYDPKGEFEGRGDMRDIKFTLLMKAAAFCNNAVLERGGVSVAGLFRGLVKGRPAHDWSILGDPTEGALLVMAAKAGYWRERLELKEPRIAELPFDSDRKRMTVLHRQPSGKVAAYVKGAPDSIVELCTHTYRGGIAVPLSARDREEILRHNGLLAEKALRVLAFAYRELPAGAEELSEEAVEQRLVFLGLAGMIDPPRPAAVTAVHTCHRAGIKVVMITGDHPLTARAVALELGILSKKGDILTGTEIDRLSDKQLQEAAGKVSVYARLSPKHKLRIVRALKQSGHVVAMTGDGVNDAPAVKEADIGIAMGTTGTDVTKEASAMVLSDDNFSSIVAAIEEGRGIYDNIRKFIRYLLSCNVGEVLTMFLAVLGGLPLPLVPIQILWMNLVTDGLPAMALGVDRYDRDIMNRPPRHPKESVFSHGMTWRIGLNGVVIGAGTLLAFRIGLSLGDLALARTLAFNTLVFFQLFYVFICRSEFHSILEVGLGTNPYLVGAVLFSATLQLASVYVPFLQPVFHTVPLNGEHWAIILAISSAPIVWGTLFRSIAERAKEKIMYLKV; encoded by the coding sequence ATGGCCGGGCGCTGGTATGCCTTAACCGGGGAAGAAGTTCTGACGAAGCTGCAAACCGATAGTAAAAAAGGTCTTAATGAGAAAGAAGTTAAAGAAAGGTTGGGGCGTTTTGGTCCCAATGAACTGGCCCGTGCCGCCAAAACGTCACTATGGAGTCTTTTTGCAAACCAGTTCAGAGATTTTATGGTCCTGGTGCTGCTGGCGGCTACCTTTATATCAGGACTGTTGGGCGAATATGCCGATGCTGTTACCATTATGATAATCGTGGTGGTTAACGCCATTCTTGGTTTCGTCCAGGAGTGCCGTGCCGAGCGATCCATAGAAGCTCTGAAACAGCTTACCGCGCCGGAGGCCAGGGTGGTACGCAGCGGCCAGGAACGCAAAATCCCTGCCTCGGAGCTTGTTCCCGGGGACCTGGTCTTATTGGAAGAGGGCGACAGGATTCCAGCCGATCTGCGGCTTTTGCTGACCGCCAACCTGGAAATAGAAGAGTCATCTCTTACCGGCGAGTCTGTACCCGTACGGAAGCGGGAAGAAGCTCTACCCGGTCAGGAAGTTGCCCTGGCTGACGCCCGCAACATGGCCTACCTTGGCACCGCGGTTACACGCGGGCGCGGGCGGGGTGTGGTAATCCACACCGGCATGTCTACGGAGATGGGGCAGATATGCGGCATGATCCAGGAAGCCGGCCAGGAAGAAACCCCGCTGCAGCGCCGCCTGGGACAGCTCGGCAAAGGGCTGGTGGCTTTTTGCCTATTGATTTGCGCGGCGGTGGTAGTGGTGGGTATTGCCCGGGGCGAAGAAGCTTACCAGATGTTCCTGGCCGGGGTTAGTCTGGCGGTAGCTGCTATACCTGAAGGACTTCCCGCCATTGTAACCGTGGCCCTGGCCATAGGGGTCCAGCGGATGATCCGGCGTCATGCCATCATTCGCAAGCTGCCCGCTGTAGAAACCCTGGGCTGCGCCACGGTAATTTGCTCTGATAAAACCGGTACCCTGACCCAGAACCAGATGACTGTCAGGAAGGTTGTCATAAATGGTGATGTGTTTGACATAACCGGAGAAGGCTACGATCCCAAGGGTGAATTTGAGGGAAGAGGGGACATGCGGGATATAAAGTTTACCCTGCTGATGAAGGCGGCGGCCTTTTGCAACAATGCCGTGCTGGAACGGGGAGGAGTCAGTGTCGCAGGGCTTTTCAGAGGATTAGTGAAGGGACGGCCCGCTCATGACTGGTCGATCCTGGGAGACCCTACCGAAGGAGCGCTCCTGGTGATGGCCGCCAAGGCCGGTTATTGGCGGGAGAGGCTGGAGCTTAAAGAGCCGAGGATCGCCGAACTTCCTTTTGACTCGGACCGCAAGCGCATGACTGTCCTGCACCGGCAACCATCCGGAAAGGTTGCGGCCTATGTCAAGGGAGCGCCGGACAGTATCGTTGAACTTTGTACCCACACTTACCGGGGCGGGATCGCGGTCCCCCTCTCGGCGCGGGACAGGGAAGAAATCCTGCGCCACAACGGGCTGCTGGCAGAGAAGGCCCTGCGCGTGCTGGCATTTGCCTACCGGGAGCTGCCGGCCGGAGCGGAAGAATTATCGGAGGAGGCTGTTGAGCAGAGGTTGGTTTTTTTAGGTCTGGCCGGCATGATCGACCCGCCGCGGCCTGCCGCCGTAACCGCTGTTCATACCTGTCACAGAGCAGGCATCAAAGTAGTTATGATTACCGGCGACCACCCGTTGACAGCCCGCGCCGTAGCGCTAGAACTGGGCATTCTGTCCAAGAAAGGCGATATCCTGACGGGCACTGAAATTGACCGGTTATCGGACAAGCAACTGCAGGAGGCCGCGGGGAAGGTATCCGTATATGCCAGGTTGTCGCCCAAGCACAAGCTTAGGATTGTCCGCGCCTTAAAGCAGTCGGGCCATGTGGTGGCGATGACCGGGGATGGGGTTAATGACGCGCCGGCGGTTAAGGAAGCTGATATCGGCATCGCCATGGGGACGACCGGGACGGATGTCACCAAAGAAGCCTCGGCCATGGTGCTGTCGGACGATAATTTCAGCAGTATTGTCGCCGCCATCGAAGAAGGCAGGGGCATCTACGACAACATCCGGAAGTTTATTCGCTACCTGCTTTCCTGCAATGTGGGGGAAGTGCTGACCATGTTTCTGGCCGTACTGGGGGGCTTACCCCTCCCGCTGGTACCGATCCAGATCCTGTGGATGAATTTGGTCACCGACGGCCTGCCGGCCATGGCCTTGGGGGTTGACCGGTACGACCGTGACATTATGAACCGGCCGCCGCGCCATCCCAAGGAGAGTGTGTTTTCCCACGGCATGACCTGGCGTATTGGCCTCAACGGGGTGGTAATAGGAGCCGGTACCCTGCTTGCCTTCCGGATCGGCCTGTCACTGGGCGACCTGGCCCTGGCCAGGACCCTGGCTTTTAACACCCTGGTGTTCTTTCAGTTGTTTTATGTTTTCATCTGCCGTTCCGAATTTCACAGCATTCTCGAGGTGGGGCTGGGAACCAATCCCTATCTGGTGGGGGCCGTTCTGTTTTCCGCTACGCTGCAGCTTGCCTCGGTATATGTGCCATTTCTGCAGCCGGTCTTCCACACCGTACCTTTGAACGGCGAGCACTGGGCCATTATCCTGGCGATTTCTTCAGCTCCTATTGTCTGGGGCACCCTGTTCAGGAGCATTGCGGAACGTGCCAAGGAAAAAATAATGTATCTGAAAGTATAA
- a CDS encoding gas vesicle protein: MENGLRPRKQRDEDTLVVLVDRLLDKGIVINADIVVSVAGVELLGVKIRAALASFETAARYGLEFPSGTNIETAAWKEAIIEKENCPQCEKRIPKEELLTEGCPWCGWISARGKKQKEAIASLP; encoded by the coding sequence ATGGAAAATGGGCTGCGACCCAGAAAGCAAAGAGATGAAGACACGCTGGTGGTTCTGGTAGACCGCCTGCTGGACAAAGGCATCGTGATTAATGCCGATATCGTAGTGTCCGTGGCCGGGGTGGAACTGCTGGGAGTAAAAATAAGGGCGGCGCTTGCTTCCTTTGAAACAGCAGCCCGCTATGGCCTGGAATTCCCCTCCGGTACCAACATTGAGACCGCCGCCTGGAAAGAGGCCATTATCGAAAAAGAAAATTGCCCGCAGTGTGAAAAGCGGATACCGAAGGAAGAACTCCTGACTGAAGGGTGCCCGTGGTGCGGGTGGATTTCTGCCAGAGGGAAAAAACAAAAAGAGGCGATCGCATCTTTGCCTTAA
- the gvpO gene encoding gas vesicle protein GvpO → MVIKKVIRTVQDFFSEVLGKPGKVVGVSRGEDCWKVKIEVPEEVEYMRRHAKGDLMAIYDVSMDNNYEVTNFERIALMERGSLTIYPIEPDKEEEKA, encoded by the coding sequence ATGGTTATAAAAAAAGTGATAAGAACTGTGCAAGATTTTTTTTCTGAAGTACTAGGCAAACCAGGAAAGGTTGTTGGGGTGAGCCGGGGAGAAGACTGTTGGAAAGTAAAAATAGAGGTACCTGAAGAAGTAGAATACATGAGGAGACACGCCAAGGGTGATCTCATGGCTATATATGATGTATCTATGGATAACAATTACGAAGTGACCAACTTTGAAAGGATAGCCCTAATGGAACGCGGCTCGCTGACAATTTACCCCATTGAACCCGACAAGGAAGAAGAAAAAGCCTAG